One segment of Paenibacillus pabuli DNA contains the following:
- a CDS encoding SDR family oxidoreductase, whose product MDMGLRGKKALVLASSQGLGKAVAAQLAAEGADVMLASRNEEKLAAVKQELLKLDGGGRVEYCVTDVTRKEDINALIHKTGELFGQIDILVNNSGGPPSGTFESLTDEDWERAFELNVMSYVRMIRGALPYMKANGGHIVNIASTSVKQPIPGLILSNTFRTGVFGLAKTLSQELAPYGILINTVAPGRIGTDRIHELDSARAEQNGVSEDEVAEQFRKEIPLGRYGQPEEFAKAVVFLLSGANTYITGTSLVVDGGMVRAL is encoded by the coding sequence ATGGACATGGGACTTCGGGGTAAAAAGGCATTGGTCCTTGCCTCCAGTCAGGGACTCGGCAAGGCGGTGGCAGCACAACTTGCCGCAGAAGGCGCAGACGTGATGCTTGCGAGCAGGAACGAGGAGAAGCTCGCAGCAGTGAAGCAAGAGCTGCTGAAACTGGATGGCGGAGGACGTGTTGAATACTGCGTAACGGATGTTACGCGCAAGGAAGACATTAATGCACTCATCCATAAGACAGGGGAGCTGTTTGGGCAGATTGATATTCTGGTGAACAACTCGGGCGGCCCTCCTTCGGGCACATTTGAATCATTGACCGATGAGGATTGGGAACGGGCATTTGAGTTGAATGTCATGAGCTATGTACGCATGATTCGGGGGGCCCTTCCTTATATGAAGGCCAATGGCGGACATATCGTGAATATTGCTTCAACTTCAGTGAAACAACCGATTCCGGGGCTGATTCTGTCCAACACGTTCCGCACGGGCGTCTTTGGCCTGGCGAAGACGCTGTCACAGGAGCTTGCACCTTATGGCATTTTGATCAATACGGTGGCACCCGGACGAATTGGAACGGATCGGATACATGAACTCGACTCTGCGCGTGCAGAGCAGAACGGAGTCAGTGAAGATGAGGTGGCAGAACAATTTCGTAAGGAAATTCCACTGGGACGATACGGTCAGCCTGAGGAATTTGCCAAAGCGGTGGTGTTCCTGTTATCCGGGGCCAATACGTACATTACCGGCACTTCGCTAGTGGTGGATGGCGGTATGGTACGAGCTCTCTAA
- a CDS encoding GNAT family N-acetyltransferase, translating to MLTRQTYKIRLSEMKDAPQLMEMDALVWDIHTSPAPFHWKSRQQFLQHCPPGSQLVAVQGERVCGYVGFYPATGMPVNRHVYEINIAVHPNDRRSGVATSLMHAMKEHAREQGVHKLRLRVLSSNPGAIAFYTQCGFEMEGRLVSEFYIAGKYVDDILMSYFIRTER from the coding sequence ATGCTTACCCGTCAAACTTATAAAATTCGGCTATCCGAGATGAAGGATGCACCCCAACTGATGGAGATGGATGCTCTGGTATGGGACATACATACCTCTCCAGCGCCATTCCATTGGAAATCCAGACAGCAATTTCTGCAGCATTGTCCTCCCGGCAGCCAGCTGGTTGCCGTTCAGGGAGAGCGGGTCTGCGGTTATGTGGGCTTTTATCCGGCTACGGGAATGCCTGTTAATCGTCATGTCTACGAGATTAATATTGCTGTTCATCCCAATGATCGGCGCAGTGGCGTGGCCACGTCGCTGATGCATGCCATGAAAGAACATGCTCGTGAACAAGGGGTTCATAAGCTGCGTCTCCGCGTTCTGTCGAGCAATCCCGGAGCGATTGCTTTCTATACCCAATGCGGGTTTGAGATGGAGGGCCGACTGGTGTCGGAATTTTATATCGCCGGGAAATACGTGGACGATATTCTCATGAGTTATTTTATCCGGACTGAACGATAG
- a CDS encoding MFS transporter, producing MDRYAPGRGNPSLVSLKLYNFFIYGAISIFAGFLQLYLQEIGMTKLEIGSLMAIGPFVSLFANPFWGFWSDKSRNIRIILMMMMGGTFVLAQAVFHAPTYAWIYGAMIFFYFFQSPLFAQTNSLILGYIDGTTQKFGTFRLWGSLGWALTAAAAGPLIDRLGVGSVSIVFACMIAIAFAFAMFLPRQPIASDTPVVTFRRFGRVMFNPYFMTFIGLGVLVSVPNAMNSTFMSLYITEMGGNKQMVGWAIFTSSILEVGVFLLLDRYLKRKMSMLLASLVLVSLLFAVRWQLMAEAVNPLEIVFIQLMHSITFGGYFYVGTQLTMLFIPRPYRSSGQAVYTMAWGGISGVIAGLFGGWLFQSFGAEVMYNIGVFFSLIGAAGFGVMWLINRRNGYQPIVLTEMGSMDEDG from the coding sequence TTGGACAGATATGCACCCGGAAGAGGCAATCCCTCTTTGGTCTCGCTGAAGCTATATAACTTTTTCATATACGGAGCCATCTCCATCTTCGCCGGCTTTCTCCAATTGTATCTGCAGGAAATCGGCATGACCAAGCTGGAAATCGGCAGTCTGATGGCGATTGGCCCCTTTGTATCTTTATTTGCCAATCCGTTCTGGGGCTTCTGGAGCGACAAGTCCCGTAATATTCGCATTATCCTGATGATGATGATGGGGGGCACCTTCGTGCTGGCCCAAGCCGTCTTTCATGCGCCGACCTATGCCTGGATCTACGGAGCCATGATATTCTTCTATTTCTTCCAAAGTCCGCTGTTTGCGCAAACCAACAGTCTTATTCTCGGGTATATCGATGGGACCACGCAGAAATTCGGTACATTCCGGCTGTGGGGTTCCCTCGGCTGGGCTCTGACTGCGGCAGCTGCAGGTCCGCTTATCGATCGATTGGGCGTGGGCAGTGTATCGATTGTCTTTGCCTGCATGATTGCCATCGCATTTGCATTTGCCATGTTTCTGCCAAGGCAGCCGATTGCTTCGGATACCCCCGTGGTCACCTTCCGTCGTTTCGGCAGGGTGATGTTCAATCCGTATTTCATGACGTTTATCGGACTCGGTGTGCTGGTGTCGGTACCCAATGCGATGAACAGTACATTTATGTCCCTCTATATTACAGAGATGGGCGGCAACAAACAGATGGTCGGGTGGGCCATCTTCACCTCATCCATTCTTGAAGTAGGTGTCTTCCTGCTGCTGGATCGCTATTTGAAAAGAAAAATGAGCATGCTGCTTGCAAGTCTCGTACTCGTCAGCCTGCTATTCGCCGTTCGGTGGCAGCTGATGGCCGAGGCCGTTAATCCGCTGGAGATTGTATTTATCCAGCTGATGCACTCCATTACGTTTGGTGGATACTTCTATGTCGGTACCCAGCTGACCATGCTGTTCATACCAAGACCCTACCGCTCCTCTGGTCAAGCTGTGTATACGATGGCCTGGGGCGGTATATCCGGTGTCATTGCCGGCTTGTTCGGCGGCTGGTTATTCCAGAGCTTCGGTGCCGAGGTCATGTATAACATTGGGGTGTTCTTCTCCCTTATTGGTGCCGCAGGCTTTGGCGTCATGTGGCTGATCAACCGCAGAAACGGTTATCAGCCGATTGTATTAACCGAGATGGGCAGCATGGATGAGGACGGATAA
- a CDS encoding DUF2164 family protein codes for MNTLKLTKEQQDEAIRTIQSYFQEERGEELGDLAAWGVLDLFMTKLAPYIYNQALSDARTTVNQRMASMEEDLFALERKLPPASR; via the coding sequence TTGAACACGCTGAAACTGACCAAAGAACAGCAGGATGAAGCCATTCGCACGATCCAGTCGTATTTCCAAGAGGAACGCGGCGAAGAACTTGGCGACCTGGCCGCTTGGGGGGTGCTTGATCTGTTTATGACGAAGCTCGCTCCCTACATATATAATCAGGCTCTCAGTGATGCTCGCACCACCGTGAATCAACGCATGGCCTCCATGGAAGAAGATCTGTTTGCTTTGGAGCGCAAACTGCCTCCTGCTTCCCGTTAA
- a CDS encoding GNAT family N-acetyltransferase, with the protein MFTYSLDEYTELRPLSIEHTKPLFELTDRSRDQLRHWLPWVDHVTEIEHTSNFINNALKQAADNGGFTAGVWLKGELAGIIGFHEINWTNRSVSIGYWLGKGFEGQGLMTSACRVLVDYALVTLDLNRVEIRSATNNKRSRAIPERLGFVLEGVIRQAEKLPKGYVNHAVYGMLQHEWELLR; encoded by the coding sequence ATGTTTACCTATTCATTGGATGAATATACCGAGCTCCGTCCACTCTCTATAGAGCATACCAAGCCGCTGTTTGAACTTACGGATCGCTCCCGAGATCAATTGAGACACTGGCTGCCATGGGTGGACCATGTAACAGAAATTGAACATACCTCAAACTTCATTAACAACGCGCTGAAGCAGGCTGCCGACAATGGAGGCTTCACCGCAGGTGTCTGGCTGAAGGGCGAACTCGCCGGCATTATCGGATTCCACGAAATTAACTGGACCAACCGTTCGGTAAGCATCGGATACTGGTTGGGTAAGGGCTTCGAAGGACAAGGACTCATGACTAGCGCTTGTCGTGTTCTGGTCGATTACGCCCTGGTCACGCTGGATCTGAACCGGGTTGAGATTCGCTCAGCCACGAATAACAAGCGCAGCCGTGCCATCCCTGAACGTCTTGGATTTGTCCTGGAAGGCGTAATTCGTCAGGCAGAGAAATTACCTAAGGGATACGTCAATCATGCCGTGTACGGCATGCTGCAGCATGAATGGGAGCTTTTGCGCTAA
- a CDS encoding methyltransferase domain-containing protein: MRLLNIKEAAGRLGISPRAIRFYEEKGLILPSKQAGNGYRSYTENDIWRLQTISALREIGMSLQDITHALSEIDQGNQQRLEEYLELQQAVMYAQWIELKRMLDTTQRMIDLNRQDGPLDVSHLHELADSSRRLREARQNWHDRWNYDTQAAIHDERVHAESGSIPASSPKEAGSMSYNESTNAGEDPDTKKAPPSSFYLYHNYDEALEQTAHWISPAPGEHGLDIGTGTGNLAGKLLDRDATMTGIDQSREMLRTCRTKYPEMHVKLGNFLALPFADQTFDFLVSSFAFHHLSLDQQQLALQEMQRVLTPRGRICLTDLMFVDALHREAYTRQAEAAGDSEQLLAIRERHFPLLDELTRWLEKHGYVTKHVRHNELLHTMLAVPLR, from the coding sequence GTGCGGCTCTTGAATATTAAAGAGGCGGCAGGCAGGCTTGGCATATCTCCCAGAGCCATCCGTTTTTATGAGGAAAAAGGATTAATTCTCCCCTCCAAGCAGGCCGGCAATGGATACCGGAGCTACACGGAAAATGACATCTGGCGGCTTCAGACCATCTCCGCACTGCGGGAGATCGGCATGTCGCTTCAGGATATTACTCACGCGCTCAGTGAGATTGACCAAGGGAACCAGCAGCGGCTGGAGGAATATCTGGAGCTGCAGCAAGCCGTCATGTATGCCCAGTGGATTGAACTGAAACGTATGCTGGATACAACCCAGCGCATGATTGATCTCAATCGTCAGGACGGACCGCTGGATGTAAGCCATCTCCATGAGCTCGCAGACAGTTCCCGCCGCCTGCGGGAAGCACGCCAGAACTGGCATGATCGTTGGAACTATGATACCCAGGCAGCCATCCATGATGAGCGTGTTCACGCAGAAAGCGGCAGCATCCCTGCATCTTCCCCGAAGGAAGCAGGCAGCATGTCTTATAACGAATCCACAAATGCCGGAGAAGACCCGGATACCAAGAAGGCCCCACCGTCTTCCTTTTACCTGTATCACAACTATGACGAGGCGCTGGAACAGACTGCGCATTGGATCTCCCCTGCTCCAGGTGAACACGGACTTGATATTGGTACAGGCACAGGCAATCTGGCAGGTAAATTATTGGATCGTGATGCCACAATGACGGGGATTGACCAGTCCAGAGAGATGCTGCGTACATGCCGGACCAAATATCCAGAGATGCATGTGAAGCTGGGAAACTTCCTGGCATTGCCTTTTGCCGATCAGACCTTTGATTTCCTTGTATCCAGCTTCGCCTTCCATCATCTGAGTCTGGACCAGCAGCAGCTGGCGCTGCAGGAGATGCAGCGAGTGTTAACCCCACGGGGACGTATCTGTCTCACCGATCTCATGTTTGTGGACGCACTTCACCGGGAAGCTTATACAAGGCAAGCTGAGGCAGCTGGAGACAGTGAACAATTACTTGCCATAAGAGAACGCCATTTCCCCCTGCTGGATGAATTGACCAGGTGGCTTGAGAAACATGGCTACGTTACGAAACACGTTCGCCACAATGAGCTGCTGCATACGATGCTGGCGGTTCCGCTGCGTTGA
- a CDS encoding glutamine--tRNA ligase/YqeY domain fusion protein has protein sequence MKGLIPVDNRTTPPNFIKNIITEDLRSGKVQEVITRFPPEPNGYLHIGHAKAIWINFTLGAEFGGKTNLRFDDTNPVKEDVEYVQSIQEDVKWLGFEWNEKRFASDYFDEMYNRAVLLIQKGKAYVDDQSADEIREMRGTLTEPGKNSPYRDRTVEENLDLFARMRAGEFQNGEKVLRAKIDMASPNINLRDPVIYRIAHAHHHNTGNKWCIYPMYAFAHPLEDAIEGVTHSLCSLEFEDQRPFYDWVITECEMESQPHQYEFGRLNLSQMVTSKRKLKLLVDEGHVDGWDDPRMPTISGLRRRGYTPEAIRDFVFETGISKSQGVIDLQTLEHFVREDLKLKAPRTMAVLHPLKVVITNYPEGEVEWLEAENNVENPEMGNRKIPFSREIYIEQDDFMENPPNKYFRLFPGNEVRLKHAYFIKCNDVIKDAEGNVTEIHCTYDVETKSGSGFTGRKVKGTIHWVEASQAVPAEFRLYEPLILAEAPEADVEPEVAGAEIVEEQPEKTFLDQLNPNSLEIVHGYVEQEMQEAKAQDKFQFFRHGYFSVDPKHSEPGRPVFNRVVSLKSSFQLPKA, from the coding sequence ATGAAAGGTTTGATACCTGTGGACAATCGTACAACCCCTCCTAACTTTATCAAAAATATTATTACCGAAGATCTCCGGTCAGGAAAAGTCCAGGAAGTCATTACCCGTTTTCCTCCGGAACCGAACGGTTATCTGCATATTGGCCATGCCAAGGCCATCTGGATTAACTTCACGCTGGGTGCTGAATTCGGCGGCAAGACGAACCTGCGCTTCGACGACACGAATCCGGTGAAGGAAGATGTGGAATACGTACAATCCATCCAGGAGGATGTCAAATGGCTCGGCTTTGAGTGGAACGAGAAACGTTTTGCCTCCGATTATTTTGACGAGATGTACAACCGTGCTGTCCTGCTGATCCAAAAAGGAAAGGCCTACGTCGACGACCAAAGCGCCGATGAAATCCGGGAAATGCGCGGCACGCTGACCGAACCCGGCAAGAACAGCCCGTATCGTGATCGCACCGTTGAAGAGAACCTGGATCTGTTCGCACGGATGCGCGCAGGCGAATTCCAAAATGGAGAGAAAGTGCTGCGTGCGAAAATCGATATGGCGTCACCTAATATCAACTTGCGTGATCCGGTAATCTATCGTATCGCTCATGCACACCATCATAACACCGGTAACAAATGGTGTATCTATCCGATGTATGCCTTTGCTCATCCGCTGGAGGATGCCATTGAAGGTGTGACACATTCCCTCTGTTCCCTGGAATTTGAGGATCAACGCCCATTCTATGATTGGGTTATCACTGAATGTGAGATGGAGAGCCAGCCGCATCAATATGAATTCGGTCGCCTGAACCTGTCCCAGATGGTAACGAGCAAACGGAAGCTGAAATTGCTCGTGGACGAAGGACATGTGGATGGATGGGACGATCCGCGCATGCCAACGATTTCGGGTCTCCGTCGCCGGGGTTACACACCGGAAGCGATTCGTGATTTTGTATTCGAGACAGGCATTTCGAAAAGTCAGGGCGTTATTGACCTGCAAACGCTGGAGCACTTTGTCCGTGAGGATCTGAAGCTGAAAGCTCCACGCACAATGGCGGTTCTGCACCCGCTGAAAGTGGTTATCACCAACTACCCTGAAGGGGAAGTGGAGTGGCTGGAAGCAGAGAACAATGTGGAAAATCCGGAGATGGGCAATCGTAAAATTCCATTCTCCCGCGAGATCTACATTGAGCAAGATGACTTCATGGAGAATCCGCCAAACAAATACTTCCGTCTGTTCCCTGGTAATGAGGTTCGCCTGAAACATGCGTACTTCATCAAATGCAATGATGTCATCAAGGATGCGGAAGGCAACGTGACGGAGATTCATTGTACGTATGATGTGGAGACGAAGAGCGGCAGTGGATTCACAGGCCGTAAAGTCAAAGGAACCATCCACTGGGTGGAAGCAAGCCAGGCTGTACCGGCTGAATTCCGTCTGTACGAGCCATTGATCTTGGCGGAAGCACCGGAAGCTGATGTAGAACCGGAAGTAGCCGGAGCTGAGATTGTGGAAGAGCAACCGGAAAAAACATTCCTGGATCAATTGAATCCGAATTCCCTTGAGATTGTTCACGGGTATGTGGAGCAAGAGATGCAGGAGGCGAAAGCACAGGATAAATTCCAGTTCTTCCGCCATGGTTACTTCAGTGTGGATCCGAAGCATTCCGAGCCAGGCCGCCCTGTATTCAACCGGGTCGTATCCCTGAAAAGCTCGTTCCAACTGCCGAAGGCATAA
- the mobA gene encoding molybdenum cofactor guanylyltransferase has translation MITVNMKEWTGIILAGGMSSRMGSNKALLPLHGSIVLEQVASALAPAVSRVIVAAGPNVDAYQAFGYTCVEDRYPGKGPLAGLHAALEASETEWNLVCACDLPLIQPSFFTAMQWLAESDRRPPAMVPRLEGRVHPLVGMYHRDVLPSLEQCLIEDRLRVTRWLEEIGGRYVEAEDLERAGVQDAADQLSNMNTMQEYRNLVGNLPPSL, from the coding sequence ATGATCACCGTGAACATGAAGGAATGGACCGGCATTATACTGGCAGGGGGCATGTCCAGCCGGATGGGTTCCAACAAGGCGCTGCTGCCCCTGCATGGTTCCATTGTTTTGGAACAGGTGGCTTCGGCTCTGGCACCTGCAGTATCCCGTGTCATCGTTGCTGCCGGACCCAATGTGGATGCTTATCAAGCTTTCGGTTATACGTGTGTTGAGGATCGCTACCCTGGAAAGGGGCCGCTGGCCGGGCTGCATGCCGCACTTGAAGCATCGGAGACCGAGTGGAATCTGGTCTGTGCCTGTGACCTGCCTTTGATCCAGCCCTCCTTTTTTACCGCCATGCAATGGCTTGCTGAATCGGACAGAAGGCCTCCGGCAATGGTGCCGCGTCTGGAAGGACGGGTTCATCCACTGGTAGGCATGTATCATCGGGATGTCCTTCCCAGCCTCGAACAGTGCCTGATCGAAGACCGCTTGCGGGTCACCCGCTGGCTGGAGGAGATTGGTGGACGATATGTCGAAGCAGAGGATCTGGAAAGGGCAGGTGTCCAGGATGCCGCGGACCAGTTAAGCAATATGAACACCATGCAGGAGTATCGGAACCTGGTGGGCAACCTTCCGCCGAGCCTGTGA
- a CDS encoding beta-galactosidase, giving the protein MNKLLYGVAYYDEYMPYERLDKDIQMMKDAGINVVRIAESTWSTHEPQNGVFDFSSVDRVLDAMHDAGIQVIVGTPTYAVPTWMVKEHPDVLATTVQGPGKYGARQIMDITHPTYLFYAERIIRKLISRVSTHPAVIGYQTDNETKHYNTAGDNVQLQFVKYMRNKFSSLDELNKEFGLDYWSNRINSWEDFPSVVGTINGSLGAEFAKFQRQLVTNFLAWQVGIVNEYKQAGQFVTQNFDFDWRGYSYGIQGDVDHFAASKPFDITSVDIYHPSQDDLTGIEISFGGDVARSTKQSNYLVLETEAQAFWHWVPYPGQLRLQAFSHLASGANMVAYWHWHSLHNSFETYWKGLLSHDFEPNPVYDEAKTIGSDFARLSPQLVNLKKTNRVAVLFSNEALTSIKWFGFNFTSDKNYNDVVRWMYDELYKMNIGCDLIDPSVESYEGYDVIVVPALYAASDALLERLNQFAQKGGRVVYSFKSGFANEHIKVRSTRQPGLISEACGISYNLFVEPKKVSLRDDPFQVGEEQNQVHTWMELITPTTADVLAWYEHPHWGKYAAITENVYGKGKVTYVGCYTSSAVIRKVLERVMKEAGIWGADQELAFPLIVKTGTNDQGNTIRYYFNYSDQTVTFVNPHGKGVELLSGAVVAGEQSIELEPWGIRIIEQ; this is encoded by the coding sequence ATGAACAAGTTGTTATACGGAGTAGCCTACTACGATGAATATATGCCCTATGAAAGATTGGACAAGGATATTCAGATGATGAAGGATGCGGGGATTAATGTAGTGCGTATCGCCGAATCGACCTGGAGTACGCATGAGCCACAAAATGGCGTATTTGATTTTTCCTCCGTGGATCGTGTGCTGGATGCCATGCATGATGCGGGAATTCAGGTTATCGTTGGCACACCAACGTATGCTGTTCCCACCTGGATGGTCAAGGAACACCCGGATGTTTTGGCAACTACCGTACAGGGACCAGGGAAATACGGTGCACGCCAGATCATGGATATTACACATCCAACCTATCTGTTTTATGCCGAACGCATTATCCGCAAGCTCATCTCCCGGGTAAGCACACATCCCGCTGTCATTGGCTATCAGACCGATAATGAAACGAAGCATTACAATACAGCCGGAGATAATGTACAACTGCAATTCGTCAAATATATGCGGAACAAGTTCAGCTCGCTGGATGAGCTAAACAAGGAATTTGGTCTCGATTATTGGAGCAACCGCATCAATAGCTGGGAGGACTTCCCTTCGGTTGTAGGGACGATCAATGGCAGCCTTGGCGCCGAATTTGCCAAATTTCAGCGGCAGCTCGTAACAAACTTTCTCGCGTGGCAAGTCGGGATCGTGAACGAATACAAACAAGCTGGCCAGTTTGTCACCCAGAACTTTGACTTTGATTGGCGCGGATATTCGTACGGCATTCAGGGAGATGTGGATCATTTTGCCGCATCCAAACCTTTTGACATCACCAGTGTGGATATCTACCATCCTTCCCAGGATGATCTGACAGGCATTGAGATTTCATTCGGCGGTGACGTGGCCCGTTCAACTAAACAATCGAACTATCTCGTACTGGAGACTGAAGCGCAGGCATTCTGGCACTGGGTCCCCTATCCGGGACAGCTCCGTTTGCAGGCGTTCAGCCATCTGGCTTCCGGAGCGAACATGGTCGCTTACTGGCACTGGCATTCGTTACACAACTCATTCGAAACCTACTGGAAAGGCCTGCTGAGTCACGATTTTGAACCGAACCCGGTTTATGATGAGGCCAAAACGATTGGTAGTGATTTTGCCAGATTAAGCCCACAGCTCGTTAATTTGAAAAAAACGAACCGGGTTGCCGTGTTGTTCAGCAATGAGGCTTTGACGTCAATCAAGTGGTTTGGATTTAATTTTACCAGTGACAAAAACTACAACGACGTGGTGCGCTGGATGTATGACGAATTGTACAAGATGAACATTGGCTGTGATCTGATCGATCCGTCTGTTGAAAGCTATGAAGGCTATGATGTTATTGTTGTACCGGCATTGTATGCGGCCTCGGATGCATTGCTGGAGAGATTGAACCAATTCGCACAGAAGGGGGGGCGTGTGGTCTATTCCTTCAAAAGCGGATTCGCCAATGAACATATCAAGGTACGCTCTACCCGCCAACCAGGGCTTATCAGCGAAGCTTGTGGCATCAGTTACAACCTTTTCGTAGAACCGAAAAAGGTAAGCCTCCGTGATGATCCGTTCCAGGTTGGGGAGGAGCAGAACCAGGTTCATACCTGGATGGAACTGATTACACCGACCACAGCAGACGTGCTCGCCTGGTATGAACATCCTCATTGGGGCAAATATGCAGCGATCACCGAGAATGTCTATGGCAAAGGCAAGGTAACCTATGTGGGTTGCTATACCAGTTCAGCCGTGATCCGCAAGGTGCTGGAGCGTGTTATGAAAGAAGCTGGTATATGGGGAGCCGATCAGGAACTTGCCTTCCCACTCATCGTGAAGACAGGTACGAATGATCAGGGGAATACGATTCGCTACTACTTCAATTACTCCGATCAGACGGTAACATTCGTGAACCCGCACGGAAAAGGGGTGGAGCTTCTGTCCGGGGCAGTGGTGGCCGGAGAACAGAGCATCGAACTGGAACCGTGGGGAATACGAATCATTGAGCAATAA
- a CDS encoding AraC family transcriptional regulator → MDIQSQLREMPHHPLAHWLPIIDCNIKFFGAHSQQVPHGWTMPEESHPGFEIMLILKGTQASIIHGYTYTIEEGDILLIPPGFKHTNQCVSTEGMTYFSAHFHVDDPVFTLKLMSRHSGIYEAGTEHNLQMRAVLENWMGMIKTSEPYTSTDKFVMQARMFELFALLSQATDHEPLPVLSGDGPNTPAPSAMHYAGAIAEAIKQAFHAQLRSKEGHASTVKVEQIISSFGISPGYGLQIFRKVYGQSPRAYLSSLKLQEAKFMIEQPELSLGQIAWKLGYTHLSHFSRQFKRWTGQSPLQYRNTLQKASLDVSQRHHGWPVESE, encoded by the coding sequence ATGGATATCCAATCACAGCTGCGAGAAATGCCGCATCATCCACTGGCCCACTGGCTGCCCATTATCGACTGTAACATCAAGTTTTTTGGCGCACACAGCCAGCAGGTACCCCATGGCTGGACCATGCCGGAAGAATCCCATCCGGGATTCGAGATCATGCTGATTTTAAAAGGGACCCAGGCAAGTATAATTCATGGTTACACCTATACTATTGAAGAGGGAGATATTCTGTTGATTCCCCCGGGATTCAAACATACGAATCAATGTGTTTCCACAGAGGGCATGACGTATTTCAGCGCTCATTTCCATGTGGACGATCCGGTCTTCACCCTCAAACTGATGTCACGGCACAGTGGTATCTATGAGGCGGGTACAGAGCACAATCTCCAGATGCGTGCTGTATTGGAGAACTGGATGGGCATGATCAAAACATCTGAGCCTTACACATCCACGGACAAATTTGTCATGCAAGCGCGCATGTTCGAACTGTTCGCTCTCCTGTCCCAGGCAACCGACCACGAACCGCTACCTGTCCTGTCCGGTGATGGGCCGAATACTCCGGCACCCTCTGCAATGCACTACGCAGGGGCCATCGCAGAGGCCATCAAACAAGCCTTCCACGCACAGCTTCGAAGCAAGGAAGGCCATGCTTCCACCGTGAAGGTGGAACAGATCATATCCTCCTTTGGCATCAGTCCAGGGTACGGCCTGCAGATCTTTCGCAAAGTATACGGGCAATCTCCACGAGCCTATCTGTCGAGTCTGAAGCTGCAGGAGGCCAAGTTCATGATTGAACAACCGGAACTCTCTCTCGGACAAATTGCATGGAAGCTGGGCTATACCCATCTATCCCACTTCAGCAGGCAATTCAAGCGCTGGACAGGCCAGAGTCCGCTTCAATATCGGAATACCCTGCAGAAGGCATCTCTCGATGTCAGCCAGAGACACCATGGCTGGCCTGTTGAATCAGAGTAA